A region from the Onthophagus taurus isolate NC chromosome 8, IU_Otau_3.0, whole genome shotgun sequence genome encodes:
- the LOC111425310 gene encoding dol-P-Glc:Glc(2)Man(9)GlcNAc(2)-PP-Dol alpha-1,2-glucosyltransferase yields MYRLVIIIYTATSQIVFNKIYQESKTIIDEEFHISQGLQYCNFNFTTWNPKITTLPGLYLISSLILGPFNLCGTYGLRYISFISGLVNFIIFSKTIHKLNPKFSRNKSWLSALNLSLLPPLYFFNNLYYTDVISLTFVLIMILASLENKHLFAALAGFVTILIRQTNVIWVGFIFGRYFLNNYFHYCLKSKKVVKNELITDRDVKHFSYNDFKNVFALKKLPVSVMVNSFYYVMLFLGFLAFLVINKGIVVGDKTAHVAVIHIPQLFYFATFTLIFAWHHFLVLIPSFLNFACKRPICFFIAIIAMGLIVRYNTLVHPYLLADNRHYTFYIWSRFYEKISLFRFAMIVPYLFGIYCMLFVSTAQNDVTLTIFYVFCTTFVLILQKMIEVRYFLIPFVLFRLNIRNVTYKIIIFEFFYYVIINVVTLRIFFMKDIYWDDFDYVQKLIW; encoded by the exons ATGTACCGGttagtaataattatttatacagcTACATCTCAAATagtatttaacaaaatttatcaagaaaGTAAAACTATAATAGATGAGGAGTTTCATATTTCCCAAGGTCTTcaatattgtaattttaattttacaacg tggAATCCGAAGATCACAACACTTCCTGGGCTATATTTAATATCATCGCTAATTTTAGGACCATTTAACTTATGCGGAACTTACGGTTTAAGATATATAAGTTTTATATCCggtttagttaattttattattttttctaaaaccatCCATAAGTTGAATCCAAAGTTTTCGAGAAATAAATCATGGCTGTCTGCTTTAAATTTATCGCTGTTACCCcctttgtatttttttaataatttgtattacaCGGATGTTATATCACTGACGTTCGTTTTAATCATGATTTTGGCATCGTTAGAAAACAAGCATTTATTTGCTGCTTTGGCCGGATTTGTAACTATATTAATAAGACAAACTAACGTGATTTGGGTTGGTTTCATTTTTGGaagatattttttgaataattattttcattattgtttaaaatcgaaaaaggtTGTTAAAAACGAGTTAATTACCGATAGAGATGTTAAGCACTTTTCGTATAACgacttcaaaaatgtattcgcattaaaaaaattacccgTTTCTGTGATggtaaattcattttattatgtGATGTTATTTTTAGGGTTCTTAGCTTTTTTGGTTATTAATAAAGGGATTGTCGTGGGAGATAAAACGGCGCATGTTGCGGTTATACACATTccacaattattttattttgctaCTTTCACTTTGATTTTTGCGTGGCatcattttttagttttaataccgtcgtttttaaattttgcttGTAAAAgaccaatttgtttttttatcgcCATAATTGCAATGGGGCTTATTGTTCGTTACAACACCTTGGTTCATCCGTATTTATTAGCTGATAATAGACACTACACGTTTTATATTTGGTCTAGATTTtacgaaaaaatttctttgtttcgATTCGCAATGATCGTTCCGTATTTGTTCGGGATTTATTGTATGTTGTTTGTAAGTACTGCGCAAAATGATGTAACATTAactatattttatgttttttgtacCACGTTCGTGTTGATATTGCAAAAAATGATTGAAGTTAGATACTTTTTAATTCCGTTTGTGCTGTTTCGTTTAAATATTCGAAATGTTacgtataaaattattatttttgaatttttttattatgttatcaTTAATGTTGTTACGcttagaatattttttatgaaagaTATTTATTGGGATGATTTTGATTacgttcaaaaattaatatggtAG